One Bacillus amyloliquefaciens DSM 7 = ATCC 23350 DNA window includes the following coding sequences:
- a CDS encoding lantibiotic protection ABC transporter ATP-binding protein, giving the protein MSNILETRQLQKSFGRQQAVADVSLSVKRNSIYGLLGPNGAGKSTTLKILTGILQQTSGEVLFDGHPWKREDLKKIGSLIEAPPLYSNLTAAENLKVRCVMLGLPDSRIAEVLEITGLTGTGKKRAGQFSMGMKQRLGIALALVNRPSLLILDEPTNGLDPMGIQDMREFIRSLPGQGMTVILSSHLLSEVEQIADHIGIISDGILGYQGEISREDDLERLFLEVVKSTREKAGTGK; this is encoded by the coding sequence ATGAGCAACATCTTAGAAACGAGACAGCTGCAAAAATCATTCGGCAGACAACAGGCAGTGGCTGATGTGTCTCTATCGGTTAAGCGCAACAGTATATACGGCCTGCTCGGTCCGAACGGCGCCGGAAAATCAACGACTCTTAAAATATTGACCGGCATCTTGCAGCAAACATCCGGCGAGGTTCTGTTCGACGGGCATCCATGGAAGCGCGAAGATTTGAAAAAGATCGGTTCCCTGATTGAAGCGCCGCCGCTTTACAGCAACCTGACAGCCGCTGAAAATCTGAAAGTCCGCTGCGTGATGCTCGGGCTTCCTGATTCAAGAATTGCGGAGGTGCTGGAAATCACGGGATTAACGGGAACCGGAAAAAAGCGCGCCGGCCAATTTTCCATGGGAATGAAACAGCGTCTCGGCATTGCGTTGGCATTAGTCAACCGTCCGTCGCTCTTAATTCTTGACGAGCCGACAAACGGATTGGACCCGATGGGGATTCAGGATATGCGGGAATTTATCCGCTCCTTGCCCGGACAGGGAATGACGGTGATTTTATCAAGCCACCTGTTATCTGAAGTCGAGCAGATCGCAGACCATATCGGAATCATCAGTGACGGTATTTTGGGATATCAGGGAGAAATCAGCCGGGAAGACGATCTGGAGCGGCTGTTTCTGGAGGTAGTCAAATCAACACGGGAGAAAGCGGGGACAGGAAAATGA
- a CDS encoding helix-turn-helix domain-containing protein, whose protein sequence is MVNNDYSLNQLALEIGISPATLSRVLNGERRPGQLVIGKMLYYFDMKFEDLFYYDFVDKSQ, encoded by the coding sequence ATGGTCAATAATGACTACTCGTTAAACCAGCTCGCCCTGGAGATCGGAATATCTCCCGCCACACTGAGCCGTGTACTGAATGGAGAGCGGAGGCCGGGCCAGCTGGTCATCGGAAAAATGCTCTATTACTTTGACATGAAATTTGAAGATCTTTTTTACTACGACTTTGTTGACAAAAGTCAATAA
- a CDS encoding ABC transporter permease, whose translation MNETVQFLQANGGELLYKTWEHLYISLIAVMAGILAAVPLGVLLTRMKRGAGAVIGIVNIIQTLPSLAILAFFIPLLGVGKVPAVAALFFYSVLPILRNTYTGILGVNRHLLESGKGIGMTAWEQIRLVELPLAAPVIMAGIRTSAIYLIGWATLASFIGGGGLGDYIFIGLNLYQPEYIIAGAVPVTMLAAAVDCLLGMTERKVTPDGLKDIKNAS comes from the coding sequence ATGAATGAGACCGTGCAATTTTTACAGGCAAACGGCGGAGAGCTGCTTTATAAAACATGGGAGCACCTGTACATCTCATTAATCGCCGTCATGGCGGGCATTCTCGCCGCCGTGCCGCTCGGCGTACTGCTGACGAGGATGAAAAGAGGCGCCGGCGCCGTCATCGGCATCGTCAACATCATTCAAACCTTGCCGAGTCTGGCCATTCTCGCGTTTTTTATTCCGCTTTTAGGGGTAGGAAAGGTCCCGGCCGTTGCGGCGCTGTTTTTCTATTCAGTGCTGCCGATTCTCAGAAACACGTATACGGGGATTCTCGGCGTCAATCGGCATCTTCTTGAATCGGGAAAAGGGATCGGCATGACCGCATGGGAGCAGATCAGGCTTGTAGAGCTTCCGCTTGCCGCCCCGGTCATCATGGCGGGCATCCGGACGTCCGCGATTTATTTGATCGGCTGGGCGACGCTCGCCTCCTTTATCGGCGGAGGCGGACTCGGGGATTACATTTTTATCGGCTTGAACCTTTATCAGCCGGAGTATATTATCGCCGGCGCCGTTCCGGTCACGATGTTAGCGGCCGCCGTCGACTGCTTGCTCGGGATGACAGAACGGAAAGTCACGCCTGACGGGCTGAAGGACATAAAAAATGCTTCATAA
- a CDS encoding response regulator transcription factor — translation MANILAVDDEKDILVLIRNILQRDQHTVTILEKAEDQSLDFFQGYDLILLDVMMPGTDGIELCRRIRPLVDSPILFLTAKSDEESIVKGLMTGADDYITKPFGVKELMARVNAHVRRESREKRQTKRLISGFMFDFDNKEVWLDDRKLPLTKNEYKIVEFLAQHKNRTFSREQIYEEVYGLDGDALYSTITEFIRTIRKKCKEHGADPIKTVWGVGYKWE, via the coding sequence GTGGCAAACATTTTAGCGGTAGATGATGAAAAAGATATTCTCGTTCTGATCAGAAACATTTTACAGCGTGATCAGCATACAGTAACGATTCTGGAAAAAGCGGAAGATCAGTCATTGGATTTTTTTCAAGGCTATGATTTGATTCTTCTTGATGTCATGATGCCCGGAACGGATGGTATCGAACTCTGCCGGAGGATTCGGCCGCTGGTGGACAGCCCGATCCTGTTTTTAACGGCAAAGTCTGACGAAGAATCCATTGTGAAAGGACTCATGACAGGCGCTGATGATTACATCACAAAGCCGTTCGGCGTAAAAGAATTGATGGCAAGGGTAAACGCGCATGTCAGAAGGGAAAGTCGGGAAAAGCGTCAGACGAAACGTCTGATATCAGGCTTCATGTTTGATTTTGACAATAAAGAAGTATGGTTGGATGACCGGAAACTGCCTCTTACGAAAAACGAATATAAAATCGTAGAATTTCTGGCACAGCATAAAAACAGAACATTCTCACGGGAGCAGATTTACGAGGAAGTGTACGGCTTGGACGGCGATGCGCTCTATTCAACCATTACGGAGTTTATCAGAACCATCCGGAAAAAATGTAAAGAACACGGGGCTGATCCGATCAAAACGGTGTGGGGTGTCGGATACAAATGGGAATAG
- a CDS encoding winged helix-turn-helix transcriptional regulator yields the protein MKQSEMCPRFEKAVDILSKRWVALIVFQLLNGQQRFSEIEAALPNLSGRVLSERLKELETEGVIKREVIPETPVRIEYSLTEKGCALAPILEEISKWSSQWIDPS from the coding sequence ATGAAGCAATCAGAAATGTGCCCCAGATTTGAAAAGGCAGTCGACATCTTGAGTAAACGCTGGGTCGCTCTTATCGTCTTTCAGCTATTGAACGGACAGCAGCGCTTCAGTGAGATTGAGGCAGCGCTTCCGAATTTAAGCGGCAGAGTTCTGTCAGAAAGGCTGAAAGAACTTGAAACAGAAGGTGTGATCAAACGGGAAGTCATTCCGGAAACGCCTGTCCGCATTGAGTATTCTTTAACGGAAAAAGGCTGCGCATTAGCCCCTATTTTAGAGGAAATTTCCAAGTGGTCTTCACAATGGATTGATCCTTCCTGA
- a CDS encoding osmoprotectant ABC transporter substrate-binding protein yields the protein MGNRCKKRLLAFACIGILLLGGCSLPGLSAASEDTIKIGAQSMTESEIIASMLGQMIEHHSDLKTTVIKNLGSNAVQQQSLINGDIDIAATRYTGDALTGTLRMEPEKDPDKALRLVQREFQNRYDMKWFDSYGFDNTYVFTVSGQLARKYHLETVSDVKKEASHLKFGVDNYWMKLRGNGYQDFMKTYGMAFEGTYPMQIGLVYDALKSRKMDIALAYSTDGRIIAYGLKTLKDDKRFFPPYDCSPVVPDRVLKEHPELEGVINQMIGAIDTKMMQKMNYEVDGQLKEPSVVAKEYLEKHHYFE from the coding sequence GTGGGGAATAGATGCAAAAAACGGCTGCTCGCATTCGCCTGTATCGGCATACTGCTCCTTGGCGGCTGTTCGCTACCGGGATTGAGCGCCGCATCGGAGGATACCATCAAAATCGGGGCGCAAAGCATGACCGAATCAGAAATCATCGCGAGCATGCTCGGACAGATGATTGAACATCACAGCGATTTGAAAACAACCGTTATTAAAAATCTCGGCTCCAACGCCGTACAGCAGCAATCTTTGATAAACGGTGATATTGATATCGCCGCGACGCGCTATACGGGAGACGCGCTGACGGGCACACTTCGCATGGAGCCGGAAAAAGACCCGGACAAAGCTTTGCGGCTCGTTCAGCGTGAATTTCAGAACAGATATGACATGAAATGGTTTGATTCCTACGGCTTTGATAATACATACGTCTTTACCGTTTCCGGACAGCTTGCCCGCAAATACCATTTAGAAACGGTATCCGATGTCAAAAAAGAGGCGTCTCATCTGAAATTCGGGGTTGATAACTATTGGATGAAGCTGAGAGGCAACGGATATCAGGATTTTATGAAAACATACGGAATGGCATTTGAAGGCACGTATCCGATGCAGATCGGCCTCGTGTATGATGCGCTGAAAAGCAGGAAAATGGATATCGCGCTCGCTTATTCCACCGACGGAAGAATCATTGCTTACGGACTGAAAACGCTGAAGGATGATAAGCGGTTCTTTCCTCCGTATGACTGTTCACCCGTCGTACCGGATCGTGTATTAAAAGAGCATCCCGAACTGGAAGGCGTGATCAATCAAATGATCGGCGCGATTGATACAAAGATGATGCAGAAAATGAATTACGAAGTTGACGGCCAATTAAAAGAGCCGTCCGTCGTGGCCAAGGAATATTTAGAAAAACATCATTACTTTGAATAA
- a CDS encoding lantibiotic immunity ABC transporter MutE/EpiE family permease subunit, which yields MIQYMQAEHLTSKRTFIKKLIILIPLLNTAFSFLLNPAYFMTGTFNWWAVIFMPLMIALMCGLSVKKEKKSANDRAVYSLPADLKSIWLSKISLIALYSLLSQIVFFIIMFLLGLVFPGIAALQLKGVEAGSLLWLTTLWEIPLCLWIARQFGFTAVILVNMIAAFVLGIVPASGSLWWLSPWSWSVRVMSPILGIHPNGIPLPADSGLLNGNVIFPAIILSILSFIAISLISAVSFAKGGNRS from the coding sequence ATGATTCAGTACATGCAGGCGGAACACCTTACATCTAAAAGAACATTTATCAAAAAACTGATCATTCTGATTCCCCTTCTGAACACGGCTTTTTCTTTTCTGCTGAATCCGGCCTATTTTATGACGGGCACGTTCAATTGGTGGGCGGTTATTTTCATGCCGCTCATGATTGCTCTAATGTGCGGTTTATCTGTTAAAAAAGAGAAAAAATCTGCGAATGACCGCGCGGTGTACTCATTGCCGGCAGACTTAAAAAGCATATGGCTCTCAAAAATAAGCTTGATCGCGCTGTATTCACTCCTGTCGCAAATCGTCTTTTTCATCATCATGTTTTTACTTGGACTTGTGTTTCCGGGAATTGCTGCGCTGCAGCTGAAAGGCGTTGAAGCGGGCTCCCTTTTATGGCTGACGACGCTTTGGGAAATCCCATTGTGCTTATGGATTGCCAGACAGTTCGGGTTTACGGCAGTCATTCTCGTGAATATGATCGCCGCTTTTGTTTTGGGTATTGTGCCGGCGTCCGGTTCATTGTGGTGGCTGAGTCCATGGAGCTGGTCAGTCCGGGTGATGTCACCGATTCTTGGGATCCATCCGAACGGAATTCCGCTTCCCGCAGACAGCGGCTTATTAAACGGAAATGTGATCTTTCCGGCTATTATTCTTTCTATCCTTTCTTTTATCGCAATAAGTTTGATTTCCGCCGTGTCTTTTGCAAAAGGGGGAAACCGGTCATGA
- a CDS encoding sensor histidine kinase encodes MGIAKGKSSIRKELVKFTITLCLSTMGVAALCVALNAIALNAGAILPANYSEHEAEQIKPRLKSAEKITEDMIPEGMTYAVFDKKTKRMTKGTMTEKDAANARKKIQHQPYFNYAQKGFMVVDRKNEYCVLQYSLRSEFQSPLLRRYLPNYEWTGLAILITLLLLTVFIVTTRFANQLRRHFSTLSSITASIQKQNLNINPKRPRIKEFDDVIDSLLKMKDALQASLAAQWEAERIKKEQIGALAHDIKIPATIIKGNAELLQLTEPDEEQTEYTQYILDAGNKIEQYVGQLIQLSKAEEAVAVHLEYTDLKEWAKNIYRDAAALAGPKQIDLVLSERGIDRKEAPIDQELLRRAVMNIAANAVDYTPERGEIRVDVLCTDNALSIAVSDSGSGFSQEALKKATQLFYTEDKSRHSAGHHGMGLTFAHHVVHLHHGELILENKKSGGARAEIRIPLEGIRQKQALHA; translated from the coding sequence ATGGGAATAGCAAAAGGAAAATCCAGCATCCGCAAAGAGCTTGTCAAATTTACCATCACGCTGTGTCTGAGCACGATGGGAGTGGCGGCATTATGCGTCGCCTTAAATGCCATTGCCCTGAATGCCGGAGCGATCCTGCCGGCAAATTACAGCGAGCATGAGGCGGAACAAATCAAGCCCCGCCTGAAATCGGCGGAAAAGATAACAGAAGACATGATCCCTGAAGGTATGACATACGCCGTTTTTGATAAAAAAACAAAGCGGATGACGAAAGGAACGATGACGGAAAAAGACGCGGCCAACGCCAGAAAAAAGATCCAGCATCAGCCGTATTTTAATTATGCTCAAAAAGGATTCATGGTGGTTGATCGGAAAAATGAATATTGCGTTCTCCAATATTCACTCAGGTCGGAATTTCAGTCGCCGCTACTAAGGCGCTATCTGCCGAATTATGAATGGACGGGTCTTGCCATTCTGATCACTTTGCTTCTGTTAACCGTATTTATCGTGACGACGCGATTCGCCAATCAGCTGAGACGGCATTTCAGCACACTCAGTTCCATCACGGCAAGCATTCAAAAACAGAATTTAAATATCAATCCAAAAAGGCCGCGGATAAAGGAATTTGACGATGTCATTGACTCTCTGCTGAAAATGAAAGACGCGCTTCAGGCATCTCTGGCGGCACAATGGGAGGCGGAGCGGATAAAAAAGGAACAGATCGGCGCGCTTGCGCATGATATTAAAATTCCGGCAACGATTATTAAAGGAAATGCCGAGCTGCTTCAGTTAACAGAACCTGATGAGGAGCAGACGGAATACACGCAGTATATCCTTGATGCCGGAAACAAAATCGAGCAATATGTCGGGCAGCTGATTCAGCTTTCCAAAGCGGAGGAGGCAGTTGCTGTTCATCTGGAATATACCGATCTCAAAGAGTGGGCTAAAAACATATATCGTGACGCGGCGGCGCTTGCGGGGCCGAAACAGATTGATCTCGTCCTCAGTGAGCGGGGCATTGACCGAAAAGAAGCGCCGATTGATCAAGAACTGCTCCGCAGGGCGGTCATGAATATCGCGGCGAATGCCGTCGACTACACGCCGGAAAGAGGAGAAATCCGTGTGGACGTCCTATGCACCGATAACGCACTCAGTATTGCCGTATCCGACAGCGGAAGCGGGTTCTCGCAGGAAGCGCTGAAAAAAGCGACACAGCTTTTTTACACGGAAGATAAAAGCAGACATTCGGCGGGGCATCACGGCATGGGGCTTACATTCGCCCATCATGTCGTACATCTTCATCACGGGGAATTGATACTTGAAAATAAGAAGTCTGGAGGTGCCCGGGCGGAGATCCGAATTCCGCTGGAAGGCATCAGACAAAAACAAGCCCTGCACGCATGA
- a CDS encoding alpha/beta hydrolase, whose translation MKIVTPKPFTFKGGDKAVLLLHGFTGNTADVRMLGRYLNERGYTCHAPQYKGHGVPPEELVHTGPKDWWKDVMDGYEYLRSEGYENIAACGLSLGGVFSLKLGYTVPIKGIVPMCAPMHIKSEEVMYEGVLSYARNYKKFEGKQPEQIEKEMKEFEKTPMNTLKSLQELIADVRKNVDMIYSPTFVVQARHDHMINTESANIIYNEVETDDKQLKWYEESGHVITLDKERDLVHQDVYEFLEKLDW comes from the coding sequence ATGAAAATTGTGACACCAAAACCATTTACATTTAAAGGCGGAGACAAAGCGGTGCTTCTGCTGCACGGATTTACGGGAAATACGGCAGATGTCAGAATGCTTGGCCGCTACTTGAATGAGCGCGGCTACACTTGCCACGCGCCTCAATATAAAGGGCACGGCGTTCCGCCGGAAGAGCTGGTACATACGGGACCAAAAGATTGGTGGAAAGACGTCATGGACGGTTATGAGTATTTACGGTCTGAAGGCTATGAAAACATTGCGGCCTGCGGACTGTCGCTTGGCGGGGTTTTTTCATTGAAATTGGGTTACACTGTACCCATAAAGGGAATTGTACCTATGTGTGCGCCAATGCACATTAAAAGTGAAGAGGTTATGTACGAAGGAGTTCTCTCCTACGCGCGCAATTATAAGAAATTCGAAGGAAAACAGCCGGAGCAGATTGAAAAAGAAATGAAGGAGTTTGAAAAAACGCCGATGAATACGCTCAAATCGCTTCAGGAGCTGATTGCCGATGTGCGCAAAAACGTCGACATGATCTATTCCCCGACATTTGTGGTTCAGGCACGGCATGACCATATGATTAATACAGAAAGTGCAAACATCATTTACAACGAGGTGGAAACGGACGACAAACAGCTGAAATGGTATGAAGAGTCAGGACATGTCATTACGCTGGACAAAGAACGGGACCTCGTTCATCAGGATGTGTACGAATTTTTAGAGAAACTCGATTGGTAA
- a CDS encoding helix-turn-helix domain-containing protein, whose translation MESFGKQLRTLREKRHLTVNQLATYSGVSAAGISRIENGKRGVPKPATIKKLADALKIPYEELMQTAGYIETVQETGVSYDTGCTLLEKAETYELHDLSLLERENWRHLSKEDLVLLDKYFAFLSAEAKKRTNEDS comes from the coding sequence GTGGAAAGCTTCGGGAAACAATTACGGACATTGCGGGAAAAACGGCATCTGACAGTGAACCAGCTGGCAACGTATTCAGGCGTCAGTGCCGCGGGAATCTCGCGGATTGAAAACGGCAAACGCGGGGTGCCGAAACCTGCAACCATTAAAAAGCTCGCAGATGCGTTAAAAATCCCGTACGAGGAACTGATGCAGACGGCGGGATACATAGAGACCGTTCAGGAAACGGGAGTCTCGTACGACACGGGCTGCACCTTGCTGGAAAAAGCCGAAACGTATGAGTTGCATGATTTATCCCTTTTGGAGCGGGAGAACTGGCGGCACCTGTCGAAAGAAGACCTGGTTCTGCTAGATAAATACTTTGCGTTCTTATCCGCGGAAGCCAAAAAAAGAACAAATGAAGACTCATGA
- a CDS encoding lantibiotic immunity ABC transporter MutG family permease subunit, with the protein MTVLLRYMWADVLKMKRTPLIWMHVAAPAVCAGFFLLYMMYGRIQEPYVLYSVFFSAIAVLYPLIISIVCGMSASVEEQAGHFQMMLAVPYSKIVSFAGKLLLLLLLNVLSIGLAICLYLAGMKFVLHINDLPYFLFLKGGAWLIAGSIPLYMMSFFVGIKYGMGPSGLLGGAGLLMAALMNTGLGDVIWRFFPWAWSVRLSGLEGLLHFDKVKKEFLPYVRYDMRFGEIMLYFSIVILCLAGLHWCRRWEGRRSYE; encoded by the coding sequence ATGACCGTGCTTTTACGATATATGTGGGCCGATGTATTAAAAATGAAGCGCACGCCGCTCATATGGATGCATGTTGCGGCGCCGGCCGTATGCGCGGGATTTTTCCTGTTATATATGATGTATGGAAGGATTCAGGAGCCTTATGTGCTGTATAGCGTCTTCTTCAGCGCGATTGCCGTTTTATACCCTTTAATCATCAGTATTGTCTGCGGCATGTCTGCCTCCGTCGAGGAACAGGCGGGTCATTTTCAGATGATGCTGGCGGTTCCGTATTCGAAAATCGTCAGTTTTGCGGGCAAGCTGCTTCTATTGCTGCTGTTGAATGTGTTATCGATAGGTCTTGCCATCTGTCTTTATTTGGCGGGGATGAAATTTGTTCTTCACATCAATGACCTTCCGTACTTTCTCTTTTTAAAGGGAGGGGCGTGGCTGATTGCCGGCAGTATTCCGCTTTATATGATGTCTTTTTTTGTCGGCATAAAGTACGGCATGGGACCGTCCGGGCTCTTGGGGGGAGCGGGTTTATTAATGGCGGCGCTGATGAATACGGGATTGGGCGATGTCATCTGGCGTTTTTTCCCGTGGGCATGGAGCGTGCGGCTGTCGGGCCTTGAAGGACTGCTGCATTTTGACAAAGTCAAAAAAGAGTTCCTCCCTTATGTGAGATACGATATGAGATTCGGAGAAATAATGTTATATTTTTCTATAGTGATATTATGTCTGGCCGGCCTCCATTGGTGCAGAAGATGGGAAGGGCGGCGTTCATATGAATAA
- a CDS encoding helix-turn-helix domain-containing protein, which produces MNTFGKQLRELRRARKLTVNQLAVYSGVSSATISRIENGHRGIPKPATIKKLADTLKIPYEELMARAGHIKSFQEEIREAPESYQSIYAIYQTAVARGAEHLPLFDSKKWQHFTKEDIESVSKYFDFIAAEAKKRSPDSSSSF; this is translated from the coding sequence ATGAACACATTCGGAAAGCAATTAAGAGAGCTGCGCCGCGCCCGGAAGCTTACCGTTAATCAGCTTGCCGTCTATTCCGGCGTCAGCTCGGCGACCATTTCAAGAATTGAGAACGGGCACCGCGGCATTCCTAAACCCGCGACCATTAAAAAATTGGCGGACACATTAAAAATTCCGTACGAGGAGTTAATGGCGCGGGCCGGACACATCAAGTCATTTCAGGAGGAAATCCGCGAGGCCCCTGAGAGCTATCAATCCATATACGCAATCTATCAGACGGCCGTTGCCAGAGGCGCGGAGCATCTGCCGCTGTTTGATAGCAAAAAATGGCAGCACTTCACAAAAGAAGATATTGAAAGCGTCAGCAAATACTTTGATTTTATTGCGGCTGAAGCGAAAAAGCGCTCCCCGGATTCCTCATCCTCTTTTTGA
- a CDS encoding ABC transporter permease, with amino-acid sequence MDTLKELFTYYSQNGSYVLYECWRHFLMSAYGVVFAAVFAIPAGIVTARHRRLSGWVFAVANVIQTVPALAMLAVLMLVMGLGANTVITALFLYSLLPILRNTHTGIINIEHAYLESGKAMGMTKYQVLRMVELPLALSVIMAGLRTALVIAIGITAIGTFVGAGGLGDMIVRGSNATNGTAIILSGAIPTALMAVAADLLMAWLERALSPVKKQKRKLIVRSAS; translated from the coding sequence GTGGACACGCTGAAAGAGCTGTTTACGTATTACTCTCAAAACGGCAGCTATGTTCTGTATGAGTGCTGGAGGCATTTTCTCATGTCAGCGTACGGCGTCGTTTTCGCCGCCGTTTTCGCCATTCCGGCGGGAATTGTGACAGCCAGGCACAGGCGTCTCTCCGGCTGGGTGTTTGCTGTGGCAAACGTGATTCAAACCGTTCCGGCGCTGGCGATGCTCGCAGTTCTGATGCTTGTCATGGGACTCGGCGCCAATACGGTCATTACGGCCTTGTTTTTGTATTCCCTTCTGCCGATTCTCAGAAATACGCACACGGGCATTATCAATATTGAGCACGCTTATCTTGAGTCGGGAAAAGCGATGGGTATGACGAAATATCAAGTACTTCGCATGGTGGAGCTGCCGCTTGCGCTTTCCGTCATTATGGCGGGTCTCCGAACGGCGCTCGTCATTGCCATCGGCATTACGGCAATCGGCACCTTCGTCGGCGCAGGCGGCCTCGGGGATATGATCGTCAGAGGCTCGAACGCGACAAACGGAACCGCCATTATTCTTTCGGGCGCCATTCCGACCGCGCTGATGGCGGTGGCCGCAGACCTGCTGATGGCATGGCTGGAACGAGCCCTCAGCCCTGTGAAAAAACAAAAAAGAAAGCTGATCGTACGCTCAGCCTCATGA
- the secG gene encoding preprotein translocase subunit SecG, with protein sequence MHTLLITLLVIVSIALIIVVLLQSSKSAGLSGAISGGAEQLFGKQKARGLDLILHRTTVVLAVLFFVLTISLAYIV encoded by the coding sequence ATGCACACATTATTGATTACTTTATTGGTTATCGTCAGTATTGCACTTATTATTGTCGTATTGCTTCAATCCAGCAAAAGCGCCGGTTTATCGGGTGCGATTTCAGGCGGGGCGGAGCAGCTTTTCGGAAAACAGAAAGCAAGGGGCCTTGATCTGATTCTTCACCGCACAACCGTTGTGCTGGCAGTCTTGTTTTTCGTGTTAACGATTTCGCTTGCGTATATCGTATAA